The DNA region GTTTCTATACTTGCAATTTACAGTTATttcaaatatttgaataattttcagaaacgtattcaaattcaataattataattatgatactGTTTTCTGAAGTTCTTTCGCAACTTAAATAAATTTCTCtttaaaatacacaaaacaCCATCACCATAGCCTTGATAGATCCGCCAAAGATAAGTATAAAAATTCAGTTCCCTGCTGACATTTCATTTTTTGCAATAATATAACCAATACAATTTTAGGAAAGTATATATGCCGCTGCGATTAGGAGCAAgaaaaaacaatttagaaatgtTATTTTCTATATGAATTCCGCGCTGCTGATAACAAAAGTGCCGAGATGAATGAATCGACGATCAGTGTCCTTCATATCTTCAAGACTCTCTGGTCACATAAGTGCCGGTACACTTTATCTCTTTTATACCGTTTTCTAAAGGTTGGTTTCCATAGGTCGCAACACAAGAAGACAAACATGCACGCAAGTAATTTACCAACTACAAACGATCGCTATAATTAGGAATTGACTACACCAAAGTGTTTATACAGAATTATCTTCATGAGAAAAAATGGTGTTTTAAGGGAGATATTgctaatactaatactaatacaaGAGAGGCCTACATGTAAGCCTACggtactgatttttaaaaagaggGCGCAATCCGTGCACGCATGTAGATGAGGTCAAAATAGCTTGTTTATAGATTTAGGCATCCAGaagaccatggagaaataagttagttaacttatttctccatgagcAGACAGACACAGTTTTCCAGTACATTGTTACACCACGTGTGCGATTGTGTAATACGAATTTTCTTACTCACGTGTCTTTTCCCCAACATAGATTGTTTGTAGAATTTATGTGATAGGAATGGCCAACAGACGTCTAAAATCCAACAAGTGGGTATAGAATCATAACAAACCGTTTTGAGCGCTAATTTCATTACGGTCAGTGCCTTATCAATGTTTAAATGTAGGTCCCTATAGAGGTAAAAAGATGTTCTTTATTTACGTTTTCGGgtaacaacaatttaaatagAGTAGAACAGCAGAAAGGGGCTTAAAACattgtctccttaatagggggtTTCGCGAGAAAAACAACAAGcattattatataacaaaatGAACAATAATTGATCTGTCAAGAAATTGAGAATTCAAAATCTGCAGCTAACGTTTCCGCAATGAAACTGTCGAGCCAGAGCATTTATCGTGATTATatctaaaactaaaaaaaatcgaaattaatttaatcatttgGTCTGCTTTGTTGTATTTGTGATGGATAAAAATTTTTCCCTTTAATAGTGGTTGAATCAGACATCTGTACTTTTATTATGGGTATCATCTGATTAGGCTTGACCGTATAGTGTTAAAACAGATATTTCCCTCGTTTCGTAGGAAAGTTTCCCAGTTCTACTCTACAAAATTGTTATAGCTTTTTATAACTGCATACAAAAATCATATCGATACGTGACCCGAGTATATACAATTTTAGTGAGCTTTATCCAGTCTCGGTAGAACTAATCTAGGCCTGTCAgatttcataaaaataaataataagtgttTTAATTTTAGATACAAGTTTGAGAAATTGTCCAGTTTTATTCAAATTGTATCAGATTTCCAAttgttttggaaaaaaatctAATTACTTTTGTTCGGTCTATGACATTAAAGAATTGATTCATCTGTAACTTAtgtattttcattaatatttcactttcATTGTAACAATGTTTCTGCTGGgcaaattaattaaaagattTCAACACACAATACGCAGATGTACAGATAATCCAAGTTGAAAtctataaaattgtaaaatgcgAAATGTCAGTGTTACTCAAATCTCTTAAATTGCGTTACAGTGTTACCTGTTGAGATTGATAATGGAAGAACGGCTTTGTTTCCCATTTTCAGTTTCAGTAAGTATCATTATAGCGTATAGAAAGAAAATTCGCCGATCAAGATGTGATTATATTCTCCGCTTGGTAATTGTAGATTTACAGCTCCCTTTAGAGGCAAGTAAAGTCGTCGGAAGTTGCTGAAATGAAATGCGTGCTTAAAACAATAAACGAAATGGACTTAATGTGTACTATTCAACATCGTGAAGATAATAACAACGTAAACACGCTCAGTATCCACGATTTGTGGTTCTTAAAAGTCATTGCTGAGTGatgccattttgtttaaaagattGAATACTTGTCTACGTACTATACTTATAATTGCTACATTTAATATCCTTGGTGAAAATATTACGGGAGGGAAAACAGTTTAGTGTATAGTTTTAGAACTCaattattgatacaaaatatcACTATATCATACTTATTAAAGGTTTCAGTATAGTCAAATCAATATAATGGTTCCAACATAATAGAACAAATAAACTAATtagttaaagccccattccctacgttttttagatctaatttaagatcacaaactatatttaatgtaaaaataatactatatggtcctattgcgataacttttttcgtctttaaacggttaaaaatgtgaaaaataagtcgattttaataattatagcggcccgctataaatcccaaaatgcattgcgcgcggattgatatttttgtttttcacctgtaattcgcccacttttcgatcgatcgtgaggccaaaacaaatggaagactcccaacttttcagcgaaaatatcgggttttccccaatttgtatcaacggagtctggcaaaaatagaaagacaattaatgcagcaactatacaacgtcaggctaggtatatagctagcgtacgatgttcgtacgttaccgatgtttaccagctaggcctaaaaaactaagcctagccaggctaggcctaagaccgtccacgagaggtcgatcgccgcgagctacttaggtagtgcattgtttctcactttttatcataatttaccataaaacgtacatttaagacaaggaatgacatggtttaatgtttttaaagtgatatacatgtattattttccaaaaaacgtccaaaattgcagggaaggggtctttaacatAACAACAAAAGGTTGATGACAATTAACCTTTAAATCCTTATTTATAGCTAAAGTTATTTCGTAATTCCATAGAcaatttttttctacagaatctatatataaattatgcttaattctgacataggcgagcacagtGGAAAAACTTCGGGgaaaatctccgccttggataaaTACCTCATCTTTcttagatgtaccgcgaaacgtatatttgataacattagttctcattattacgatattgtttcatatttctatcttaggaagatattataaagaaattttgaaacaaaatttctgatttcatcggtagatttttaACCGTACGCggtagaagtaatttccgggttcacggtgAGTTCAcgggttcaccttgcaacttcctggtttcaactaagttggaCGTTAGTGGCGATAGCCATTTtagattttgtttattttcgggcCGCGCGTATGAATGTACAGTAGTTAGCAAAATTaaactgcaaattaataaagatcaaattaaatatattcataaagcaTCGGAGTAAATTGTTGGaaatagtatataaaattacatcgaGAGAACTGATGATAAAACCTTTTGTTTTAAATAGAGTGaaaccccgatagccgagttgttAAGTaggctggcaggaataactgtggGCTATCACGATTCCGTTAGGTgatacttctgcccatgttgcaagccgtctaaaaacATCTCccttcttgggccgaaacggccCACTGTGTCGCGGAAGTTACCCAGAATTGCAACTGACTATGTCTAGTTATATAGCTAAGGCCTACAGAGTAGTGAGACACCAATATGTGAACAAAATAACCCAAAGtaacaagaaaaataatataacgacAAGTATTATTCATTCAACGTAGATCTCAATTCAAAGAAAATCGTGCTATAAAACACCTTTCACATAACATAAATGTATACTTCTACTGTAGCATTATTATCAGAGCCTTATATTATATAACGGAACCATACTACTGATAGTGATTGCAACCAAAGTGATCTAACATAACTACTTTGTGATGTTACACTATCGAGGATTAAACCAATCACTATGATTAGTAAGAACACATGTCAACTGCGGTACCAATAACTGCAGTGTCCCACACGTTACAGGGTAACTACCGTAATTATACTCAAAATCCAATGTATGTTTAAAATCTGTTTGGCTGCCGTATAATTCCATTCATTCTTTTTACTTTCAGATAGTTCATGAAAGAAAATTATAAAGATGGATCCGTACGAAGATATCGATTGTTCCTTAATATTCAATGGCTCAGCATACGAAGCCGAGTATTTAGTGTACTCGACAGGCGATAAGGTTAacattatgtttattatgcCAATTTTTCTGCTCGTCGGTTTGGCGGGAAACGGTACATTCTTGTTTGTTACAATGAAAGTTCCAAACATCCAGACGGCAACAAATGGATATCTAGTAAATCTTGCCATTGCAGATATTCTGTTTCTGATTTTTGCGATCACCGAAAAGATTGTGTGCTTGATTGCTTCCCCTCTTGAAAGAGACAAGAGTGTACTCGGTATAGGCGGAACTGTTATCTCAGAGATGGCAATCAATTTGTCGTATTTTGCATCATTATTCTTTATAACACTTGTTACTGTTGAACGTTATTACGCGGTTTGTACGCCACATGCACGACAAGATACAAACAAAACTTCtacaataaaaatcataatAGCCTGGATAATTGCAGGCATATTAGCAAGTACTTTATTAGGCTCTGTTTTGGACAAAAATATCGTTTGCATCGTATGGCCAGacgaatataattatttaccgccgtatataacaaaataccattttttaaaaccgTGGATGTCTATTTATGCAAACTTTCTGCAAGGttttctttttatcattttgtttgtgGTGAACACTGTGTTGTATTTCAGAATAGTATACACGCTTGGAGATCGATTACAACTAAACCGAGAAGATTATGCGTGTCTGAAAAGAGATAAGAACATGAAACTGAGAAATCAAATCACGAGAACTGTGATTATTAACGGATGCGCATTTTTCTTTTGCCTTGCTCCGTATGAATTTACGTCTATATTTTATGCCATATCGGAGATAAACAATCACGAGATTCTTGATGGTCCTCAACGCAAACGTTTGCAGTTTGTAGTGCGTGGTTTGGTGTACACCAACGCTATTGTAAATCCAATAATTTACGTATGTACAAGCCCTAGGTATCGCGAGGCATTCATTACGACCGTATTGGGTAGGAGGAACCAAGGAGACTTGGCTAATGCGAACTCATCAATAACGCAACAAACTCAGGGAGGCAGCATGCGAATAAAGCGAACACCACCACAGCAAACAACACAAGAGACAACGTGCTAAGTTTTCGAatggaaaaatgaaaaaaacttttacgttattgagggcgctattcaaATACTGAaaactatataattataatactatataattaaacaattattattttaagttgtgaaaattacaaataacaatagATCCTTTAAAAGGAATGTATAAGTTGTATAgaaattatttagtttttttgtctccttaaattaatcattttatttatactggaaCAGAACTGATGTAATAAGTGTAATAGTCTGAATTTATTAACGATAGTAGAGTTAGAACGCTGGAtcttaaaaataatgtaatttaacaaGTCCTATTCCGTTACCCATGTTTTGAATATTAGAAACAACATTCAACTCTCTAAGACCAGACAACAGGGGGCTGGCCCTCATGTTCAttccattttttcaaaaataaattttaaagaataaaactTAATACGAAATGAACAATTTTCTATGAGATGGGCCACGGATACATTTTTCTGGCAAATTAGGGTGTAGGGTTTAAAGTAAGGTATTCAAAATGGTATGAAGTTTCGAGTCTGACCTGACCTCGATGTCTGGTTTAGGAGAGATACATACACATCGAATTACGACACAGGAACAAAAATGTTCATgtatatatcatatttatatcaTCCGTTTCAGTTGAGTGTTGTGTGCAATAGAATCAttatgtaatacagtatatagtatgACGTTATAGTGTGTGACCAGTCAGTAAGACTAGTCCCTAAATAACGCAATATTTGGACCGGGTTAGTGACACAGTTGTATTTAGTTGTACAGGAAAACGCAAATAAATCATTTAGttaatatgatttatttttttacttacaATCATTAGAAAACCatcattgttattaatattatctgtATTGCACGTTGTAAAGGATTGacaatttaatcaatttttaatagttgacATTCATGTTAAGAGGTCACAATCACATCCTCAACGCATACACAAGCTCCACATAAAGTGCTTTTTTGATGTTGAAAACTCAACATTatacaggatttgaaccaatgACCTTGGGATTGGTAGTCAACCATcgtaaccaccaagccacaacttcACTCTAATACTACATTGCTCAGACAACAATATTCAAGAACAAACACTTTTCATCTTAAAATGTTCATAATCGCTTTCATCaacataacaattattaatacatttctaCAGGGAACATTATAATGGAATAATTATGACTATCACATCCTCTTATAAAAGGACGATGAACCTCATCAATAACAACATTAACCTACTGTACTGTTAACTTGTGTTTAAATTAATCACGTCTTTCTTCGGTTGCAATCAAGCAAAGGCCAAAGTGGCATACATACACTCACATTGGATTACATTTATATCTTTAGAAATATCATGATATCACAGTCAATTAGAccagatataggcctattacgtATGTATACATGTTCGAACGTCACATAAGACAAGTTATAATCAAATTGCTAGTTtcaaaattatactatttgtcgGGTTTGCCTATTTAAAGGGCAGCGGTATTTCAAAAGAGCTACACAATGGTTAGTTGCCTGTGGTGCAGATAATATTTCTAAAAGTGTCATTGTTAATTATAGAAATGAAACATGGGATACATGTATAGCattctattaataattatatcttGGGACATTTCAgtaaacatttacaaaatattttatcagACATTCacattataatttatcattGACCTACAGTATACTGCAACAGAATGACCATCATCCTACAATTCATTATCAGTTCAATCATCGAAATCAGTAGCAACATTCAAATGTTTCTTATCAAAAtcttaatattacattttatcaatcattattattttcctTATTCCAGCTTTCTCATCGTCATCAttgtcatcgtcatcatcaacatcacaTATTCTGTCATTCTCTCTTCATTATTCCAGTTTAtcatcgttatcatcatcttcgtCAACAATCACAATAAGTTTTCTTCAAAGTAATGATCACAATCATGTCAACACcgatatcattatcaatattttatttatcattaaattCTTTGTTATCACCAGGTCAACAATCAATATAAGCATATCCGTTATTAAACACACACTTAtcaacattttaacatcatcGTACTGTATCATCAATATAAATgacaattataattatactcattattaaactaattattatcattgcatcataaatattaaaaacaatagaatATTCATCAATAAACTAATTATTAACAACATCAAcgcaatatcaataataaattcATTGTTATTATCATCTTAACATATATTCAACAGCGTCTTCATCATAAACTGATTCCTATCAAAATGGTAACATCATCGATCATAAATATCAACAATAAGAAATCCAATCATAATCACCATCATATCATCAAATATCAACAGCGTCTCCATAATGAAATTCATTCTTATCATCATTTTAACATCATCGAtgataaatattaacaatagaAAAATTTATCATTAAACTAATTCTTATCACAATTTTAACATCATCGTAGCATCAATATCAACAGCTTCTCTATCATTACATTCATTCTTATCACAATTTTAACATCATCATATCATAAATACCAACAGTTTCTCCATCATTACATTCATTCTTATCACATTTTTAACATCATCGTAGCATCAATATCACCAGCTTCTTTATCATTACATTCATTCTTATCACAATTTTAACATCATCGTAGCATCAATAACAACAGCTTCTCTATCATTACATTCATTCTTAGCACCATTTTAACATCATCATATCATGATCAATAACAACAGCTTCTCTATCATTACATTCATTCTTATCACATTTTTAACATCATCGTAGCATCAATAACAACAGCTTCTTTATCATTACATTCATTCTTATCACATTTTTAACATCATCATATCATGATCAATAACAACAGCTTCTCTATCATTACATTCATTCTTAGCACCATTTTAACATCATCATATCATGATCAATAACAACAGCTTCTCTATCATTACATTCATTCTTAGCACCATTTTAACATCATCATATCATGATCAATAACAACAGCTTCTCTATCATTACATTCATTCTTATCACCATTTTAACATCATCGTAGCATCAATATCAACAGCTTCTTTATCATTACATTCATTCTTATCACATTTTTAACATCATCGTAGCATCAATAACAACAGCTTCTCTATCATTACATTCATTCTTATCACATTTTTAACATCATCGTAGCATCAATATCAACAGCTTCTTTATCATTACATTCATTCTTATCACATTTTTAACATCATCGTAGCATCAATAACAACAGCTTCTCTATCATTACATTCATTCTTATCACCATTTTAACATCATCGCAGCATCAATAACAACAACTTCTCTATCattacattcattattatcacaATTTTAACATCATCGTAGCATCAATATCAACAGCTTCTCTATCATTACATTCATTCTTATCACCATTTTAACATCATCGTAGCATCAATATCAACAGCTTCTCCATCATTAAATTAATTCTTATCACCATTTTAACATCATCAATGAAAAATATCAACAGCTTCTCTATCATTTAGTTATTACCATTTTATATTACAATCACGGCATCGTCAATATCAACATCAACTCATTTGTATCACGATGTTAACAACATCGCATTACCAGTTTTCATCAACAAAATCATTCTAATTATTATCTTAACATCATCAACAACATGGTTGTTATTATACTCATTCGTATAACTATCTTAACGCCATCGATTATAAATCTCAACAATAGCAAATACATCATAGACTATCATAATTTTAACATCatcatatcatattattatcatcGGTATCACTATTAACAGCACCTTCCTCATTAACTCATTCGTACACCATATTATTAACACAATGTCATCAATATCATCAGGAATGTCATATTCATCATTAGAATCATTCTTATCACAATTTTAACATCATCGCATcacaattattatcattatcatcaatgaTACTATCTTCATTATTACACTTATTCTTAACAACACCGTCTCGCTAATATcttcaatattattatagaatagtcattattaatttaattactatTATGGCAATCTtaacaacatcatcatcaacagACACCATAATCAAGAGCAACAATCTTAATTGTTAATTAACTTACtcttatcatcatcatcaaccaCGCCTTCCTCTACATCAACAAGACTCTTTATAACATCACAGCCATTTTTGTTATCATCATAAAgatcattaatttcactctCATACATCTTCGAAtcatcagaatcattattgtcATCATTTTCCTGATAATCTTCCTATCATTATTATTGCtgtcatcattattattgtcaCCAATACCATCATCTTGCTCATCTTCAATGTCAATATTAAAGTCATGTTTAACAACAGCAGCATCGTCAATGTTAGTGCAATACCTATCATCACTAATTGTTATATTATCATCACTAAAAACatcataacattaaaaatattacaaaattcattttctcAGCAGTCATCAAAAACATTCAGTTAAAATCAATATCATTACATTTATCAATAACAAAGTCATTAATCATCATGTCAATGTCAACCTTTTTCATCTTCATCAAAAGTAGCATTAATCATAATCagcaatcatcatcatcaccccAATAATCATCCTCATTACAATAATAATCTCCCACTTTGTCGTCATTCCCATGTACTCACTGAATAACAaactatatcattattattggcATAATGATGTGTAACGTACAGTACCTGAGAGATATTACCATATTTGACAAATAAAACGTTTCATAACCTCGACGAAATCAACATcaaaattactgtaaataattaatGACATAGTAACCTTTAATTACACATTCGAACTGTATAAGTTATTCAGCGAGGAGGACTAGAGtgttttaacaaattaaaaaatgtaaaaaaagaaaagccGATAACAACATGTATGAGAGATTTTTGGCTTAAGTATTCAATACATTATGAATAATTTGTATAGGTaataaacaacacaattattaattcataCCGAAACCTGTAGACAGAGTTGCTTCTTTCTGGAACGCGCTGTCAGCTAGGTATAATCACAGTTAAAAACACTAACTATAGTGGCgctgtatgtttttttaaactgagTGGGTTAAGAGTGGGCTGACCTAGATTAACTTAGAATTAAATAAAACTTCATAATTATTTGGATTTGAATATGTCTTTTAATATAATATCGACTAATCTAATGATATGAATGAAACTACTCACGGCTATAACATAATATGATATCCAACGAATATATCACCATCTCTGGTAGGCTTACACAAATCAAATCAATTCCATCATCGTCACCATCATTAACActcacatcatcatcatgatcgtccacatcatcatcatcatcatggtCATCTTCCTgatcatcatcaacaacatcaTTGTTCATCATTAGTTATCAACATAAATATCAACAATTGATATCGAGAATAACCATTAGATCTAATATAATGGcattattatattcaatattacTATCACGACCAACAATAAACAGAAACACGACCATTACAATTAATggcaatttaaattattaacataGTTTTAATTATCAATGTTGTATCGAGTGCCAACACATTTATCATTATCATACGTTATCGATCATCATCAATATGGATCGTCAGTGTCActaacatcattattatttttttcacaatATTTTCTATCACTCATAACCAATTGaataatcattatcatcttGACGTCATAATCAACAACatacaaaacaacaacaaaattattatcaaattatcaTCATTTACTCATCATCATGCTCAACACCATTCTCATTATTCTCTCTGacaaaaaaaaccataaaatagttttattaaCATTATCATTGGCaactgttttaacatttatCATCACTATTAACAGTCATTATCAGCAATATCGTTAATTATTAAGCTAGGACGCAACTCAAGGACGTACACGCGAGTTACccaatgacaagtgacagttcgaataattcatcgcttgtgattggtcaaatcacttgttGCGTCTCTGAGAACCACCCGTTAAATACAAACAGTAGTTGACTATTCTCTTATTAGATTATACTGTACAGCCTTATAACTACATATAATAATGTTACAACAATCTATGTTTATTGTCAACACAAGTACAATTCatatataaatttgttaataatgcaatacattataataaatattattgttcaaTTGTGTAAATTACCCTGGCATtactaacaataataattgattgtaTCCAATATTGATTTCCTTATAGAATGTGTTATGtgttgaataaaattaatcgtTTTCCTCAACAATGTTGTTTTAATGCGGTATTTGTTTTCGGGTTTTAATGCTGATTATTCgatatttataatatacacatttaaaaataatagagCGTTTCAATTTGCGACGAAACTACCGAGTTACGTCGTACATTACGGTAATACATTGTGCGCATGCGGGGACATTATGACGTGCTTTCTTTCCCTTTCCGGAACAATGATTACACGGTCCTCGGTAGTTGCAAATAGAAATCTTCCGTTAATTTTATAATAGTTATAAGGGGAACACTGTATTCAAATGCTTTTGAAGGCTATATATAGACAATCGCCTCATTGCTTgtcccgctcgcgatttttgTTTtgaagttggggaccccttagTGAAAGGAAAAAATAAAGCACGTCCCGCACCCTACACCGTCGaaacatgttttgttttgtttttaattcagtcgtatattatataataggcctacgaCTGAATAAAAACTTGATTTTCACTCTTTTATATTAGAGTACATTCTCATTATTATAAATGTCAAATGATTTAttacattggtttttttttatcgtaTATAGTATAAATCCATTTATACAATCCAttacaaatataatttatgattagtatttttatattggcAATTACTCAGGCAATTAGGACTATGTTGATGGATTAATAGAAACACATCTTTTTAGGGTTCAAATGTGAGTAACTTTTGGAATACTAAAAACCATAATTAAAATAGATGGCAGTAACAAGCTCAGTTTATTAACGTGTAATTAGCATTTGATTCGTTGTTTAGACACGATACACGTGTATGAAGACTAAACACCGTAATTGCTACTATATTTGCATCCACTACAAGAGCAGTGTAAAATGACAACAATTTTATGCTTGGTTGTTGTTGTTGACGGCCGAAACGTCAGTAATAAATGAGAATCTTaaagctagtttgacaaaaaaaaaagtgtgatgtacacaaatatggtagtgatatgccaaaatatgttactgatatgacatcattgccCATATATAGGCACACCATATTTTTTATCACACAATGTTATatagtgatagtgtagacagagctttagattaagtgatattacatttttttagtaatcattatcatataaaaaagtttattattaatatttcctTAGTACTGTcatcactattattttatgataataatcCCACGTTACTTAGACCATGGACATAGGCCCATGCTTAGGCAGTACATCTAATAATTACGAATTCTTTTGGATCAAGTACCAAGTGATGTCATATGATGTCTGCAGCAGGGAGGATGTAAACATTATTCATACTAGGAGCATAACAAGGGAACAGAACAGTACTTCCTTTCGGGTAAGAAGTCATGCTTGTCATTGTTTTTAGAATTcacaatttatcatttattatatattagatAAACATCAATACGCAGTTATCAACTCATAATAGTATCCAATTATCAATAAAGACATCGCTTATATATGGATTAACTTTTATCCATAGCTTATtctatatttacataaataaaacatgctTTTAACTTGATTAATTACACGCATTATTTGgcattcaaataatttaattggaATATCTATATAATGTTCATGTatgataaacattataaatttgatgttttgtttacgtgtaggcctaattttccaaacattatacaaaatgtaggcctattgttgcACTGacaattaacaa from Antedon mediterranea chromosome 2, ecAntMedi1.1, whole genome shotgun sequence includes:
- the LOC140039636 gene encoding RYamide receptor-like, giving the protein MDPYEDIDCSLIFNGSAYEAEYLVYSTGDKVNIMFIMPIFLLVGLAGNGTFLFVTMKVPNIQTATNGYLVNLAIADILFLIFAITEKIVCLIASPLERDKSVLGIGGTVISEMAINLSYFASLFFITLVTVERYYAVCTPHARQDTNKTSTIKIIIAWIIAGILASTLLGSVLDKNIVCIVWPDEYNYLPPYITKYHFLKPWMSIYANFLQGFLFIILFVVNTVLYFRIVYTLGDRLQLNREDYACLKRDKNMKLRNQITRTVIINGCAFFFCLAPYEFTSIFYAISEINNHEILDGPQRKRLQFVVRGLVYTNAIVNPIIYVCTSPRYREAFITTVLGRRNQGDLANANSSITQQTQGGSMRIKRTPPQQTTQETTC